In Carya illinoinensis cultivar Pawnee chromosome 9, C.illinoinensisPawnee_v1, whole genome shotgun sequence, the following are encoded in one genomic region:
- the LOC122277223 gene encoding phospholipase A1-Igamma1, chloroplastic-like: MALSTMICNHLPSAAQSGMARIVSTSLIFNAHQEVDLDRPPAAAKTSNRASRLAESLSHLLHLHVEAPPRTKLLQSHWNPYSDDQDQKHSTPTYSPKEVIAEKWREIHGHCSSEWDCLLDPLHPWLRREIVKYGEFAQATYDAFDFDSFSEYCGSSRYGRDRLFEKLGLTRNGYTVKKYIYAMSHIDMPNWLERSHLVDTTWSKDSNWMGYVALSDDEETRRIGRRDIVVAWRGTVAPSEWYEDMQRKLEPYGQGDAKVEHGFLGIYTGKNESTRYNKCSASEQVMKEVTRLVQWYREKGEEVSLTITGHSLGGALALLNAYEAASTIPNLTVSVISFGAPRVGNIAFRDELHRLGVKTLRVVVKQDIVPRMPGLVLNESLQKFDEVTGTLDWVYTHCGAELKLDVRSSPFLKRGFNLPGFHSLETYLHLVDGFLDSSTTFRSDARRDIALVNKACDMLVDELRIPHFWYQLENKGLVRNAHGRWVKPTRDPEDIPSGSSEQDVHALSLGTQTQDHDVLETQYVI, encoded by the coding sequence ATGGCGCTATCAACAATGATCTGTAATCATCTTCCTTCTGCCGCTCAGTCTGGCATGGCCAGGATTGTTTCCACGTCCTTGATATTTAATGCCCATCAAGAAGTAGATCTCGATCGCCCACCAGCTGCTGCAAAAACCTCAAACCGGGCTTCTCGTCTGGCTGAATCACTCTCACACCTCCTTCACCTCCATGTTGAAGCGCCTCCTCGGACTAAACTTCTCCAATCCCATTGGAACCCTTACAGTGATGATCAAGATCAGAAACACTCTACTCCAACTTACTCTCCCAAGGAGGTCATAGCTGAGAAGTGGCGTGAGATTCATGGCCACTGTTCCTCGGAGTGGGACTGTCTTTTGGACCCTCTTCACCCCTGGCTCCGAAGGGAAATTGTCAAATATGGAGAATTTGCACAAGCAACCTATGatgcttttgattttgattcttTCTCTGAGTATTGTGGGAGCAGCCGCTACGGCCGTGACAGGTTGTTTGAGAAATTAGGCCTCACTAGAAACGGCTACACGGTCAAAAAGTATATCTACGCCATGTCACATATAGACATGCCTAACTGGCTGGAGAGGTCACATTTGGTAGACACTACTTGGAGCAAAGATTCCAACTGGATGGGTTACGTGGCGCTGAGCGACGACGAGGAGACACGACGGATTGGACGGAGAGATATCGTGGTGGCGTGGCGTGGCACCGTGGCACCCTCGGAGTGGTACGAGGATATGCAAAGGAAGTTAGAGCCATACGGGCAAGGGGATGCTAAAGTTGAACATGGGTTTCTTGGTATATACACTGGTAAGAATGAATCTACGAGGTACAACAAGTGTAGTGCCTCGGAGCAAGTCATGAAAGAAGTGACAAGGCTTGTGCAATGGTACAGGGAAAAGGGTGAAGAAGTTAGCCTCACTATCACTGGACATAGCTTGGGTGGTGCATTGGCTCTCCTCAATGCATACGAAGCAGCATCCACCATTCCAAACCTTACTGTCAGTGTCATTTCCTTCGGTGCTCCGAGAGTTGGCAACATTGCTTTCCGAGATGAGCTCCACCGGTTGGGAGTTAAGACATTGAGGGTGGTAGTTAAGCAGGACATAGTTCCTAGGATGCCAGGGCTTGTTTTGAATGAGAGTTTGCAGAAGTTTGATGAGGTCACCGGGACATTGGATTGGGTTTACACCCATTGTGGAGCAGAATTGAAACTAGATGTTCGTTCTTCGCCTTTCCTCAAACGGGGATTCAATTTGCCTGGTTTCCATAGCCTAGAGACATACCTTCATCTTGTTGATGGGTTTCTTGATAGCTCCACAACATTTCGGTCGGATGCTAGGAGGGATATTGCTTTAGTGAACAAGGCATGTGACATGTTGGTGGATGAACTCAGGATCCCACATTTTTGGTACCAATTGGAAAACAAAGGATTGGTTCGTAATGCTCATGGTAGATGGGTAAAACCAACGAGAGATCCAGAAGACATACCTTCAGGTAGTAGTGAACAAGATGTCCATGCTCTTTCGCTTGGGACGCAAACACAAGATCATGATGTACTTGAAACacaatatgttatataa
- the LOC122275538 gene encoding phospholipase A1-Igamma1, chloroplastic-like has translation MALSTMFCNHLSSAAQSGMARSVSTALIFNVHQEVVLDRPKAAAKPSNRASRMAESLSHLLHLHVEAPPRTNLLQSHWNSYSDDQDHKHSTPTYSPKEVIAEKWREIHGHCSSEWDCLLDPLHPWLRREIVKYGEFAQATYDAFDFDSFSEYCGSSRYSRDRLFEKLGLTGNGYTVKKYIYAMSHIDMPSWLERSHLVDTTWSKDSNWMGYVAVSDDEETRRIGRRDIVVAWRGTVAPSEWYEDMQRKLEPYGQGDAKVEHGFLSLYTSKNESTRYNKCSASEQVMKEVTRLVQWYREKGEEVSLTITGHSLGGALALLNAYEAASTIPNLAVSVISFGAPRVGNIAFRDELHQLGVKTLRVVVKQDIVPRMPGIVLNESLQKFDEITGTLDWVYTHCGAELKLDVRSSPFLKRGFNLPGFHSLETYLHLVDGFIDSSTTFRSDARRDIALVNKACDMLVDELRIPHFWYQLENKGLVRNAHGRWVKPTRDPEDIPSPSSEQYVHALSLGTQTQDHDVLKTQYVI, from the coding sequence ATGGCGCTATCAACAATGTTCTGTAATCATCTTTCTTCTGCCGCTCAGTCTGGCATGGCCAGGAGTGTTTCCACGGCCTTGATATTTAACGTCCATCAAGAAGTAGTTCTCGATCGCCCAAAAGCTGCTGCAAAGCCCTCAAACCGGGCTTCACGTATGGCTGAATCACTCTCACACCTCCTTCACCTCCATGTTGAAGCGCCTCCTCGGACTAATCTTCTCCAATCCCATTGGAACTCTTACAGTGATGATCAAGATCATAAACACTCTACTCCAACTTACTCTCCCAAGGAGGTCATAGCTGAGAAGTGGCGTGAGATTCATGGCCATTGTTCCTCGGAGTGGGACTGTCTTTTGGACCCTCTTCACCCTTGGCTACGAAGGGAAATCGTCAAATATGGAGAATTTGCACAAGCAACCTATGatgcttttgattttgattcttTCTCAGAGTATTGTGGGAGCAGCCGCTACAGCCGTGATAGGTTGTTTGAGAAATTAGGCCTCACTGGAAATGGCTACACGGTCAAAAAGTATATCTACGCCATGTCACATATAGACATGCCTAGCTGGCTGGAGAGGTCACATTTGGTGGACACTACTTGGAGCAAAGATTCCAACTGGATGGGTTACGTGGCGGTGAGCGACGACGAGGAGACACGTCGGATTGGACGGAGAGATATTGTGGTGGCATGGCGTGGGACCGTGGCACCCTCGGAGTGGTACGAGGATATGCAAAGGAAGTTAGAGCCATATGGGCAAGGGGATGCTAAAGTTGAACATGGATTTCTTAGTCTTTACACTAGTAAGAATGAATCTACGAGGTACAACAAGTGTAGTGCCTCGGAGCAAGTCATGAAAGAAGTGACAAGGCTTGTGCAATGGTACAGGGAAAAGGGTGAAGAAGTTAGCCTCACTATCACTGGACATAGCTTGGGTGGTGCATTGGCTCTCCTCAATGCATACGAAGCAGCATCCACCATTCCAAACCTTGCTGTCAGCGTGATTTCCTTCGGTGCTCCGAGGGTTGGCAACATTGCTTTCCGAGATGAGCTCCACCAGTTGGGAGTTAAGACATTGAGGGTGGTAGTTAAGCAGGACATAGTTCCTAGGATGCCAGGGATTGTTTTGAATGAGAGTTTGCAGAAGTTCGATGAGATCACCGGGACATTGGATTGGGTTTACACCCATTGTGGAGCAGAATTGAAACTAGATGTTCGTTCTTCGCCTTTCCTCAAACGGGGATTCAATTTGCCTGGTTTCCATAGCCTAGAGACATACCTTCATCTTGTAGATGGATTTATTGATAGCTCCACAACATTTCGGTCGGATGCTAGGAGGGATATTGCTTTAGTGAACAAGGCATGTGACATGTTGGTGGATGAACTCAGGATCCCACATTTTTGGTACCAATTGGAAAACAAAGGATTGGTTCGTAATGCTCATGGTAGATGGGTAAAACCAACGAGAGATCCAGAAGACATACCTTCACCTAGTAGTGAACAATATGTCCATGCTCTTTCGCTTGGGACGCAAACACAAGATCATGATGTACTTAAAACacaatatgttatataa